The segment CATGGCTAATCAACAGGGCTGGACCCTCTAGAATCACCACACAGACTTCTggcacttgagctaatggaggaCTTCACTGGAAGCTGATGCCTGTTTGTCACttttaaaatcaggccatttatttagttgcctaaatatggAGTCGGGGGCCTAATTTTATCCACCCAACTCTTGAAAATTTTGCCCTATGTTTtttggagaggaggaggaggggaaatcctTGAATTTTGTGATTAAGTTTCATTGATATAAACAACCTGATTCTTCACTGGGTTATCAAGTGTTTATGGTGTAAATCCACTACTTGCTTTTAATGGAGGTACAGTGATGTACAACTAGAGTAGAGCAGAGATGAATCAGGCCCCATACCATTACTTCACTATATATCCCTTGGCAACCACTTTCCCCAGTACAACAGGGCTTTGTGTGTTTGTTACCCCACGGCCCTCTAATAAGCTGGATGTTAGCTCCCTAACACCACTCAGACTGTTAGCCACTGAAGCACTTTGCTCTGAGCTATCCCATCCTTGTTTTCACCTTGCAGAGTAACAATTAGTACACCCCAATCCCTGAGTCGCCTTGAAACATTCCCCTGTGATACCCAGCCCCTGACTTAGCTACTCCAAAAatcccagaacctctgcccccaaATGAACAGTGTACCCCAGTTTACAAGTTTTACCTTAAATCATCGCTCCAGTGCAACACATAACATttgtgagcacttataataaaacataagttgttttaaaagaaaaaatagggGTTCCACTAGAAACAAGAGTGAGTGATGGAATCgaatggttacaatacaaaacaaaatcataaaatgcaaaTTAGGGCCTACACTTATTAACAGTtgcctttcctatctaataaggTAGGTTTCCCACCAAAGTTCAGTACATTGAAGGGCTGGCTGGTTTCACAGGAACCAAGATCCAATTTTTCATTAAACACCCATACTACACAAAACACTTTTTTGGTGAATGGATCTAGTGTGcctttctccattctgtggtATACCAAAACAATTTATATCAGTGGTGCTgaccgaagctcccattggctgggaatggtgaactgtggccactgggagctgcggggggccgtgcctgtggacagtcaacatctgcaaaatgtctcacggcctgcaAGCAGTttatcctgatgggccgcatgcagcccacaggccacaggttgcccaccactggtctatatTCATAGGTGGGATGATTCTCTGTCTCTTGTAAAGCAGTTTTGATTGTTTGAAGTTATCTCTAGTGGTTTTACTTTGAAAGTCTTGGGATGGAGAAAAGCTAGATGTAAGCCTTGCATCACATCACCAGTCAATCAGATTGAGGGGCAACTCCCATCTGCCTGAATAGGCAATTGCTGACACACATCTCTCAATGATTATAAATCTTGACAAGTTACAAGGTTTCTGTAGGTATCTTGCATGTTATTCTTTAAGAATAAATATCCTGCAAGGCAAGTTTGATGTAGGGAGTTTGTTGTCAGGTCTTAggtgagagttgtttgcaaagcacaggggaccctttgccaaAGAGCCTCTATGTCAGCTTTATGTGTAGCACTGTTGATCTGTCTGTAGTACATGATACATACCATAGCTAGAAAAGCTGGAAATTGCCTATTTGCAAAATCTCTATTAATTACAGTATAATTTAAAGGAGTGAGATTGAAATATATGTCCCCTTAAATGGGGCTTAGTGGTATAGGAAGCCTAACTGGGTGAATTAACAACAGCTGAGAAATGTGCTGATCCTTTTCAGTCTATTTATTCTGGGTTAAAACAGAGTCTTTTTTTTCTGCACATTACCAACATACCACAAAACCTGTTTTCAAAACTGCCTCTCCTCAGACCAATTGCCACCCCGACCTAACATCATGTGCTTTTCCAATCCTTCCCAGTTGCCTAGCAACTTCCTCCCGCCATTGCCTCATTTACATACAGTTTCATTGCTATTATTATCATGACATGCATCACTAAGCTAAGAAGGACTTAATAACGTTAACCATTTAATGGTTAGATTGTTATATGATGTTGGTTTATACACTTCTGCTGCCTTTCACTGTTTGTTTCTGTGAAAGTACCCAGGTCACTAGTTTTCAAATTTCTTGGAAGGTGATTTATATGTGATTTTGGAAAATTGATTAATGCTACGTGTATGTGGCAAATTCTCAAAATTAAGAAATTTAGGAATGAACAGCATTTAGTCCATAtttcttccttcctctttctTTGTAGGCCCTGAAAAATCTCACCAACCAAGTTGCGGCAGTGCTCCAGAATACACCATTGCAACTGTACCAGAAAGTACACTGGAATAATAACATTAGCGAATAGGCAGTTTTTTATTCTTTTGGATAACACCAACAATATGAAAAGGCTATTTCATAGCCTTTGTGAAACTTTGTGGGACCCAATTAAATTTTCTGGCAATGAAGGGCATAGAACTGATTGCAGTGTACCAGATGCAGTTGCCCCAGCGTCATACTGGGAGCAACTATTGCTTCCCCACTTCATAATGAAAATCTTTTACCATAACCCCAAATTTAATTGGCCTTTGGCTAGCATAACTCATTGCAAACTCATGTTTAATTTATTGCTTATTGTCACTGTGACAGGTTCCCCTCCGGGGTACCAATTGGAACTGGGGtacccctgacccaccagcctgggctccctatCACACTGTACTGCACTCCAGCCTTCACTTTCAACAGCATatatacaggtagggacacacccagctgcagttacatgcaggctttcTGACCAGCCCTTACATAGGAAGGCTACagttaaggcaactcccatctccCCAAGTGTGtaccccctctggagtataaacccaaaattatgcagtcttgtgctgcacagggaactgtacagcgtaagctcataaaatcCGCCCCCTCTCTCAAAGTGgggaggaatatgcaacagccttttcccctgagttatgattcccacacacttcactccAATTCACTAGTTTAGATAAtgcaaaaaacaagtttattaatcacaaaaggtagattttaagtgataggtaatctgctttgatctatctgctagcaaataaacaaaaaacacaaattaagcttaatatactaaatagattagATATGAATATCAGaatctcaccctaagagatgatacaagcaggctgaaGATTATTAAGgagcaagctgcacttgctttacagcttggaatacCCAGgggtttcattcacaggctaaaaatccctttagcctgggtccaacacttctcccagttcagtcttttttcCTCAGGCTGGGTCtccactacccgcctgaatcggcgggtagaaatcgacctctcggggatcgatttatcgcgtcccgtcgggacgcgacaatcgatccccgaatcgacgctcttactccaccagcggaggtgggagtaagcgccgtcgacgggaagccgcagaggtcgattttgccgtcgtcctcacagcggggtaagtcggctgcgatatgtcgaatatcttgcgtatcttaaatcgacccccccccgtagtgtagatgtagcctcaggtATTTCCAGACGTCTTCTTGGGTGGGGACTGAAGAACCACAGATGATGTCATTCcctcccttatatagcttttgcatagggCGGGAACTCTTTGCTCCCAAAGcctggttcccagaccagtctctggaaaaatactgacatcccaaaatGGAGTGCAGAGAAATATGGTctcatcacatgtccttgtagagtcatagaaGCCATTACTCAAATGCTGCCTGTAGCATTCTCAGGAAGactccccaggtgggagataagcttctcctaaggccgaTTGTTtttccctaatggcccattgccctgaataggcccttccccaccctgtatctagactgaaagcatcttgggagttacccaggtgtaactatatttgaaatacagatgcttagtcaatattcataacttcagatacaaaaaaagATACATACAtagaaataggataatcatattcagcaaatcataacttttccaatgacacctcacatgacttatcttgcataaaaaaCATTATAATTATGCCAtactcatatcataataatatctctgtgaagaatatggggtgcagtgtcacagtcaCATCTAAGTCTTTTTTCAATATCATTGCTTTCCATGTTGTTCCCTACCATTAAATATCTACTCTTTGGATTTCTTTTCCTTGGATGTATTAGCTGTCATTTTACCCAATGGATATTCATGTTCTTATGTTAGGACTATTTTTAATATTGCTAGGtccctttgttttatttttctttcctcagtGGTGTTTGCAGCTCCTCTCCATTTATTAATGATAAAAAAGACTGAAAGTTCTGACTTACGCTTTCTATACACCTTACAAGTCAGAAATTCACACTCTTTACACTGGGTTTCTCAATGTAGTTTCCCCATTAAGAATCCTGAAAATGTTGTGTTGGTTTCTTGCTGTAGTCTACTGAGAGAATTGTGGGACTGAGGACAGAGCAAGAAACCATAGCTGCTTTTGGGTGTTCTGGGAAGAGATGCTAGGGACTGTTGTGGGTGGTGGCAAAGGGAAGGATAGTTGAGGGTGATGGCTGAACTTGGTGTGGAGGTTattggggggctctgggcaggctgTTCTGGGGGTAATGGTTTATGGTGTCTGGTGCtcatggggagagctggggacatTGGAAAATGGGCTAGGTGCATTGGTGATGTGACCTGGTGGAGACAATGTGTGGCAGGGCAGGCTGAGCAAGGCGGAGAAGGTAGGGATTGACCAAGGCAGTGGGTGAGAGGGCTGAAAAGAGGGAGATGGTGTAGCAGTTGATATGGTCACTGGACAAATGAGGTCATCCTCTTTGCCCTTACCATCTCCTGGTTCCCACTTCACTCTATTCCCTGCTGCAGTGaggcagagccaagaactgatGCTGGTACTGACAGGTAGAAGGGGAAAGTGCTGTAGGAGAGGTAGAAGGAGACAGAGTAGAAGCAAAGGGGAAGGTGAGGCAGGAAGTTTCTCCCTCACTCCTTCTGCATCCTAGTACATGAGGAATTTTCCTCATTTTTTACTTGTTTTGTTTCTCAGTCCATGGAGTATGACTCATCAGGGATCCCATAGGTTGAGAAATTCTCCTTCAGATATTAGATCTCTTGCAGTACGTTTCTAAATAGCTCCTCCTATGGATTTGTGTATCAAGGACAGCTCAAATCAAAGACAGAACTCCAGCATCAAATGAGTTCTCCTGCAGTTAGGCAGCCAAGAGACTAAAAGAACACGTATGCAGGCGGACAGGTGCTAAGTTGTACTCAAATAACAGCCTCTTGTGGATTCACAAGCAAAGCATTCACATTTTGTTTCAAAGGCCATTTGCATTGAGGAAAATCTTTCTATATATCAGATAGctctatttttttcttatttgtggCTTGTTTGAATATGTATTTATTTCACCTGATTTTAATGCACCTTGGCTGTTCCTTTTTCCTATACAGAGAATTAAGAGGGAGAAAACAGGTGATGGCAATTTGTTAATGTAGTGAAGTTTGAATTAAGTTGCTAAAAAAGAATATATAACCTCATTGCATAAAAAGTATTGGAACGAGCTCTTGGTCTTTGTCACACAACCCAGGCAATCAATTCCCAAGCTgctgaaataaatgaaaatttcagcctgatgTCAGGCTATAAACTGATTCTGACAGAGTCAGGGATCATATACTATGGGGAATGGTTGCCCatttcttgattttagtaaaCCCCATCTGCAGTATGACTCAAATTAGCATGAAGAGTCTGACCGGCCCCTGGAGACAGAGAGAGGCAAATCCTGCTTTGTGTGCTGCGAGCACTGGAATATTGATAAATACGTCACAAAAATGAATGTTGTATCATTTACTAGGTTTAGAGACCCAAGTTGAACAGCTGGGATATCACAGAGGAAAGGTGTGCTAGTGAGATGTGAGCTAAGTAGAGGTCTGATTACATTATGAAGATATTGTTATTTAATTGTCTGTCACTGAGCTGAATACAGATCCTGCAAACTACAGAGTATctactgcaaggtgctgaacaccttgTGCTCTGGactttatatggagatatacctatctcacagagctggaagggaccttgaaaggtcatcaagtccagttccctaccttcacagcaggaccaagtaccagccctgacagatttttgcctcagatccctaaacgattccctcaaggattgaactcacaaccctgggtttagtaaggcactgctcaaaccactgagctatccctcccccctgcattaATGCTAAGGTGTCCTTTGAGCTGGGGGCTCTCCACACTTCattgcaggtgcttagcaccatGCAGAATAGGTCTTTCTTTAAAGTGGTTCCTTGGTGCTTAgatgtatattttaaaagaataggGACAACCATAAAAGAGATTAATCTAAACACTTACTGTGCCTCGGGAAGGAAAGCAGCCGAAAGTCCTGATGTCTGGAGAATGGTAGATTTTGTTTGCGAAACAAGTGACCAGAGTAGTACACGTAAATGTCTAAACAAACTCTCTCCTCTTATCTGTTTGTTCATTCTCCAGTAGCATAATGCATGGTGTTCAATCTCATTGTGAATACATCAGAGTTTAAGAATAGCTTGCTTAGTGTGTTGGTTTGCCCTCTCTTCTACTTTGTTGTTAAGTTTGCACTGGATGAAATGAAAGAAATAGGTAGTGCTGTATACATGTCATATAGGAacataggacaggaagggaaCACGCACCTAGGTTCTTGACTCCAGTCTCCTGCTATCCCTGGCAATCCCATTCTTAATTTTTATCAAGATCTAGTAACATACAGAACCAGTTAAAACACTCCTTGGGGAACAAGGACTATGAGAGTTTTTTCTCCCATTTTTTCAtctgtagcagaaattcttagGGAGTAAGGCCTTGTGAAGGGGTCAGCTCACTATTTGGAGCCTCCTCATGGCCATatgtggcatggcatggcatctctctctctctctcctggggtCTGCAGATACCAGCAGCTCCACCTATGCAGCAGCCAGTCTCTTTCTGGGAGGGGCCCTCAGCCAGGACACTTCCAAgtctctccccttctggggtaacccATAAACAAAAAGCAAATTGAATTAACACAAGCAAACTGAATTAGTATGAGAGAGAAGGACACTTcccactaaggccttgtctacactacgagagtagttcgattttacttgcatcgaatttttgtaatcgatattgcaaagtcgaacgtgtgtgtccacactaaggacagtaattcgactttgtgcgtccacactaacggtgatagcgtcgacattcgaagcggtgcactgtggtcagctatcccacagttcccgcagtcccctctgcccattggaattctgggtgtagccggcaatgccttctgggtaacaaaatgagtcgagggtgcttttgggaaactgtcgtcatccgtccatcactcccgccctccctccctgaaagcgccggcgggaaaacagttcgcgcgcttttccagtcattgacagcgcggacgccactgtactccgagcatggagcccgctgcgaccatcgctgcagttgtggccgctctcaacgtctcgcagcttatcataaaggtttccctgaggcagatgcagaaaagtcaggcgaggaggctacggcaccgcggtgatgtcctgaagtctgagagtagcacagacctgtcagaaagcaggcgacccagcgccgaggacatcacagtggcaatgggtcatgttgatgccgtggaacggcgattctgggcacgggaaacaagcactgagtggtgggaccgcatagtgctgcaggtctgggatgaatcccagtggctgcgaaactttcgcatgcggaagggaactttcctggaactttgtgagttgctgtcccctgccctgaagcgcagtgacacccgcttgcgagctgcactgagtgtacagaagcgagtggccatagccctctggaagcttgcaacgccagacagctactggtcagtcgcgaaccagtttggggtgggcaaatctaccgtgggggttgttgtgatgcaagtaatgaaggcaatcgttgatgtactgctgccaaaggtagtgaccctgggaaacgtggaggcgatcatagatggcttcgcagcgatgggattcccaaactgcggtggggccatagatggaactcacatccctatcctggcaccggaccaccaggccacccagtacattaaccgaaagggatacttttccatggtgctgcaagcactggtggaccacaggggacgttttaccaacatctacgtgggatggccgggcaaggttcatgacgctcgtgttttcaggaactctggtctgtttagacggctgcaacaaggtatttacttcccggaccacaaaataactgttggggatgtggagatgcctatagtcatcctcggggacccagcctacccgctaatgccctggctcatgaagccctatactggtgccctggacactgaaaaagaactcttcaactaccggctgagcaagtgcagaatggtggtggagtgtgcttttggccgtctcaaggggagatggagaagcttactgactcgctgtgatctcagcgaaaccaatatccccattgttatagcagcttgctgtgtgctccacaatctctgtgagagcaagggggagacctttatggcggggtgggaggttgaggaaaatagcctggctggtgattactcacagccagacagccgggcgattagaagagaccagcgggaagcgctgtgcatccgggaggctttgaaagcaaagttcctgagtgagcagggtaacctgtgactttatagtttgtgtactgagaagctaaacctgcccccgtttctttacccaggtaatgttgactatcctatccagttacatacccccttcaccccccctccaacacacgtgtcgaaataaaaatagttctactttgttaaagcacaccgttttctttaatactgttttcgcgggaattttttaaaactgggacgcagactgtggtgcggggcgggtgtagtgttgtgacgcgaatgcagcttctaaactcaaggattgacaggctctgctgcggtgggatgcttgtttcaacggagcctgtcaaccctcctgatcgggactgtgtgtatgggggggtctatttgactttgtggcagggggaggacggttacagatcccatgctgtgtggctctgtgatcctgcctaaggaccggcgcttaagatctgtaactgccctcccccgccacaaagtcacagagcaacccacccccccccaacattacatcaaaacaacctcccagactaaccggggcaactagtcactgcatcactgcactgtgtatgtgccctgctgctgtgcctgcccccgactatgtaccctgccaaaggagactgtcctgtccaattaccaaccccctttcccctcctcctccaaaagaacatgattgaaacagtagttaacagaaacgaattttttattatcaactacacatggcattgggaggtgaaacttggacgggggcttgtgtcaggcgggaaggaaagaacttttcaaattttgggaaatgagagccttctgctactagagctctctgcaggggtggagtgagacttagcagggactctgccgcctctccttctttgcactttgggtgaggtgggtatgggacttggtggcgggggagggcggttagagatggactgcagcggggctctgtcctcctgcctccgttcctgcagaacatccacaaggcgccggagcgtgtccgtttgctccctcagtagtccaagcagcgtttgagtcgcctgctggtcttcctgccgccacctctcctcccgatccatgttggcttggtgcattcgggtcaagttctcccgccactgggtctgctgtgctgcctgggcttgggaagaggccataagctcagagaacatgtcctcccgtgtcctcttcttcctacgcctaatccgcgctagcctctgggagtgtgattccaggctaggttgtgagacagtcgcagacggggctgtggaaatgggaaaaagggagtgaattcctcagaaagataaatgtagttgtgaacaaagaacatagtctttctctgtgaacaagaccatgcacagcacctttcacatgcgcactcagcacaaggtcgaattctcggccttcgcattcagtgcctggggtcttgaacagcacatttgagaagcgaggcagcacaacggaatttctgttgcaggcagacatggtaagccgtacacttgtggcagtttaaaacttttatattaccactggcctcatttcacatttaaatcaatgtcagtccctgctgccagcaatccggcaagcgggaactctgcccctgtcccaccccctcgcggctgtccccgggaacgatccctttcggctgcccctctcccgcctccaccgcgtggctgcaaaccagcggttacagttctgtaaaggaacgggaaagcagtcccaacactaacattcccctacctaattaaaagcaggtcaccatggccgacatcaccctgatgaggatctccgagagcgacaaagagagaatgctccgggaaagcctccaaagaccagggccgtatgccgccctgctgtgcagagcaatgatccccgagtacttgataatctcgtggcgcggcaacgtgtcgtacttcggaggacccaataaggccgctctccccaagaacctcatgcaacggctttcaagttacctccaggagagcttcatcgagatgtcccaggaggattactgctctatccccggacacatagaccgcattttactgtagctgcagtagcagggaataaacagtagagcggcttgtgcaggacaatcactgaaaaccggacattgctagatttcttttcaaaacttgcactgccccttactaaaccgttaagcgcctagggcacactaatcatgaacaacccattcttttaattgttaatattcctgttttgttaaaaataaatgtttagatgtttacaacacttactggctgatccttcaccagattctgtgtccggggtaacggctggggacgcttcgtaggggatctctgtaagggtgatgaagagatcctggctgtcggggaaatcagcgttgtgagagctgccgactgcctcgccctcctcatctccttcctcatcttccccgtcccctaacatgtccgaggaaccggccgtggacagtatcccatcctcagagtccacggtcactggtggggtagtggtggcggcagcaccgaggatggaatgcagtgcctcgtagaaacgggatgtctggggatgggatccggagcgtccgtttgcctctttggtcttctggtagccttgtctcagctccttgattttcacgcggcactgcgttgcatcccggctgtatcctctctctgccatgtctttagagatcttctcgtagatctttgcattccttcttttggatcgcagctcggaaagcacggactcatcgccccacacagcgatgagatccaagacttcacgatcagtccatgctggggctctctttctattcccagactgcacggccatcactgctggagagctctgcatcgttgccagtgctgctgtgctcgccacgatgtccagacaggaaatgagattcaaactggccagacaggaaaaggaattcaaattcaaattttcccggggcttttcctgtgtggctggtcagagcatccgagctcgcactgctgtccagagcgtcaacagagtggtgcactgtgggatagctcccggagctattagcgtcgatttccatccacacctagcctaattcgacatggccatgtcgaatttagcgctactcccctcgtcggggaggagtacagaagtcgaattaaagagacctctatgtcgaactaaatagcatcgcagtgtggacgggtgcagggttaattcgatttaacggcgctaacttcgacataaacgc is part of the Chrysemys picta bellii isolate R12L10 chromosome 2, ASM1138683v2, whole genome shotgun sequence genome and harbors:
- the LOC135981434 gene encoding uncharacterized protein LOC135981434, yielding MQSSPAVMAVQSGNRKRAPAWTDREVLDLIAVWGDESVLSELRSKRRNAKIYEKISKDMAERGYSRDATQCRVKIKELRQGYQKTKEANGRSGSHPQTSRFYEALHSILGAAATTTPPVTVDSEDGILSTAGSSDMLGDGEDEEGDEEGEAVGSSHNADFPDSQDLFITLTEIPYEASPAVTPDTESGEGSATPSATVSQPSLESHSQRLARIRRRKKRTREDMFSELMASSQAQAAQQTQWRENLTRMHQANMDREERWRQEDQQATQTLLGLLREQTDTLRRLVDVLQERRQEDRAPLQSISNRPPPPPSPIPTSPKVQRRRGGRVPAKSHSTPAESSSSRRLSFPKI